The Clostridium sp. DL-VIII DNA window TTTCTGAACATGATAATGTTTTTGAAACAGTACATAATTATCTAAAAAGAAACGAAGAAATACACTGCATATTAGTGGATGAAGTACAATTTATGAAAAGCGAACAAATAGACCAGCTGTTCGAAATTGCGGTTAAGCTTAATATTCCTACTATATGCTATGGCCTTAGAACAGACTTTAAAAGAAACGGATTTGAAGGTAGTACAAGACTATTGTTGTTAGCTCATAGTATAGAAGAAATGAAAACAATATGTGCATGTGGTAAGAAAGCTATATTTAATGGTAGAAAAGTTAATAATAGATTCGTATTTGAAGGAGAGCAAATTGCAATTGATGAAGAAAATGATATTCAATATGAATCATTATGCGGGGAATGTTATTATAAATATAAAGAAAAAATATAAAAGAGAGTAAGTGATTATAATATATGAAAAGACGTGACGTTGGGGGGCAAGCAGTTATAGAAGGCGTTATGATGAGAGGAAGTAAAAGCCTTGCAACAGCTGTAAGAACTCCAAAAGGAAACATAGAAATAGATTTGAAAGACAATGGTACTATAACTAAAAAATATCCGATTTTGAACATACCTCTTCTTAGGGGATTTTTTGTTCTTATTGAATCAATGAAGGTTGGGATGGACTCTCTTAATTATTCAGCTTCTTTTTTGGAAGATGAAAGCGAAGAACCGTCAAAGTTCGAAAAGTGGCTTGATGACAAATTGGGTGAAAAAGCGAACAGTGTTTTGATGGCTATAACAATGTGCATTTCATTTATTTTTGCCATAGGTCTTTTTATTGCATTACCAACTGGAATAGCATCCATATTTAAAAGTACAGGTACTTCTATTATAGTATTACATTTAATTGAGGCAGCTATAAGAATAACAATTCTTGTACTATATATGTATTTTATAAGTAAGCTGAGTGATATATATAGAGTGTTCCAATATCATGGAGCTGAGCATAAAACAATATTTTGCTATGAAGCTATGGAAGAGTTAACTGTAGAAAATGTCAAAAAGCAATCAAGATTACATCCAAGATGTGGAACGAATTTTTTGTTTTTGGTAATGTTTATTAGTATAATAGTTTTTTCTTTTACTGGCTGGGGAGGAATTGTTCAGAGATTAATACTCAGAGTTGTTCTAATACCAGTAGTTACAGGGATAAGTTATGAATTAATAAAATGGCTTGGTAAAAATGATAGTTTATTAGCTAAAATAATAGCATATCCTGGACTTAAACTGCAGCTGTTAACGACTAAAGAACCTGATGATTCTCAAATTGAAGTTGCTATTGCTTCTTTAAAAGCAGCAGAAGGTATAAAGGATCCTAACAAAACAATTGAAGAATTACTTTGCACTGGTACATCTACGCTTAAAGAAAAAGGCATAGATACAGCCAGATTAGATTCTGAGTTGTTACTAGGAAATATAATTGAAAAAGATAGAGTCTATTTAATTACTCACAAGGAAGAAGAAGTTAATGAGGACGATAC harbors:
- a CDS encoding thymidine kinase codes for the protein MSKLYFRYGAMNSGKSTHLMQVAFNYEERGMKIIIVKPKVDSKGGEKLISRLGVTRNVDLLVSEHDNVFETVHNYLKRNEEIHCILVDEVQFMKSEQIDQLFEIAVKLNIPTICYGLRTDFKRNGFEGSTRLLLLAHSIEEMKTICACGKKAIFNGRKVNNRFVFEGEQIAIDEENDIQYESLCGECYYKYKEKI
- the prmC gene encoding peptide chain release factor N(5)-glutamine methyltransferase, with protein sequence MKRRDVGGQAVIEGVMMRGSKSLATAVRTPKGNIEIDLKDNGTITKKYPILNIPLLRGFFVLIESMKVGMDSLNYSASFLEDESEEPSKFEKWLDDKLGEKANSVLMAITMCISFIFAIGLFIALPTGIASIFKSTGTSIIVLHLIEAAIRITILVLYMYFISKLSDIYRVFQYHGAEHKTIFCYEAMEELTVENVKKQSRLHPRCGTNFLFLVMFISIIVFSFTGWGGIVQRLILRVVLIPVVTGISYELIKWLGKNDSLLAKIIAYPGLKLQLLTTKEPDDSQIEVAIASLKAAEGIKDPNKTIEELLCTGTSTLKEKGIDTARLDSELLLGNIIEKDRVYLITHKEEEVNEDDTKKYFDLIEKRRNKMPVKYILNKCEFMGIDFYIEEGVLIPRSDTEILVEEVLKNIEENDEKQICDLCCGSGAIGIALAGFRQNIKVDLIDYYPVPEKVSLINIQKNSLENRVKFIKSDLLEEVIKSGKIYDIIVSNPPYIEEGEISKLMEDVKDYEPHTALNGGSDGLEFYRKIISQSEHILKRGGILAFEIGYNQGDAVKSLMEEENFEDVKIVKDFASLDRVVIGIKS